A single region of the Marinobacter salinus genome encodes:
- a CDS encoding ABC transporter permease gives MRVLDILLMALQAIARNKLRSFLTTLGIIIGVGSVVAMVHLGQSATRSVTQEISSIGSNLLFVMPGSARRGPGGLRTSAEPFDLADAEAIALDVPDILVAPALTTNVTVIIGNANEVITVVGTNNAYFSVRNHSVDYGRGFEDSELKAGAAVCVIGQTLVDEMYLGEEPLGTMLRVGRTACRVIGVLEEKGESMGQDRDKVIVMPLKAVQRRLVGELDVQAIYVSALTDGTTGRVQTDIETLLRQRRGIQPGEADDFYVRDTQDIAQALASTTNTMTILLGAIAAVSLLVGGIGIMNIMLVSVTERTREIGIRLAIGARARDVMTQFLVESIALSTLGGLVGLLLGIGGTRLVTSQLGMPFVLSPGVMMLGFSFSVAVGIIFGFFPARKAARLNPIDALRHE, from the coding sequence GTGAGGGTGCTGGATATCCTGCTAATGGCTTTGCAGGCGATTGCGCGCAACAAGTTGCGTTCATTCCTGACCACGCTCGGCATCATTATCGGCGTTGGAAGTGTCGTAGCGATGGTACACCTGGGGCAGTCTGCCACCAGAAGCGTCACCCAAGAGATCTCAAGCATCGGGTCGAATCTGCTTTTTGTCATGCCCGGCTCGGCTCGTCGGGGACCGGGGGGATTGCGCACAAGCGCAGAACCATTTGATCTTGCGGATGCGGAAGCCATTGCACTTGACGTGCCCGATATTCTGGTTGCCCCGGCGCTTACAACCAATGTAACGGTCATAATTGGTAATGCCAATGAAGTCATAACCGTCGTGGGCACCAATAATGCCTATTTCTCGGTTCGCAACCACTCAGTTGACTACGGCAGGGGCTTTGAGGACAGCGAGCTAAAAGCCGGGGCGGCAGTTTGTGTCATTGGGCAGACCCTGGTCGACGAGATGTACCTTGGCGAGGAGCCTCTGGGGACGATGCTTCGTGTGGGGCGCACAGCCTGTCGGGTCATTGGCGTACTCGAAGAAAAAGGTGAGTCCATGGGGCAAGACCGGGACAAGGTCATTGTCATGCCGCTTAAAGCCGTTCAACGTCGCCTCGTTGGTGAGCTGGACGTTCAGGCTATTTACGTCTCCGCGCTGACCGATGGCACCACTGGCCGGGTGCAGACTGACATTGAAACCCTGCTGCGCCAGCGCCGTGGTATTCAACCAGGTGAAGCCGATGACTTCTACGTCAGGGATACCCAGGACATCGCGCAAGCCCTGGCGAGTACCACGAATACCATGACGATTCTCCTCGGAGCTATTGCTGCTGTCAGCCTCCTGGTTGGCGGTATTGGAATCATGAATATCATGCTGGTATCGGTCACTGAACGAACCCGGGAAATAGGCATCCGTCTTGCGATTGGGGCACGAGCGAGGGACGTGATGACCCAGTTCCTGGTTGAGTCCATCGCGCTCTCAACGCTGGGCGGACTGGTTGGCCTCTTGCTGGGTATCGGAGGCACCCGGCTGGTGACATCACAACTGGGCATGCCCTTTGTTTTATCTCCGGGCGTCATGATGCTCGGATTCTCGTTTTCCGTGGCTGTAGGCATCATTTTCGGCTTCTTCCCGGCCCGGAAAGCCGCGCGGCTTAACCCGATAGATGCGCTTCGCCATGAATGA
- a CDS encoding amino acid ABC transporter substrate-binding protein codes for MKKTKSIALGMALAVGSFAASNVMAATTLENVKEKGHLQCGVTSGLPGFSQPDEKGNWTGIDVDTCRAVAAAIFGDPKAVEFTPLTAKERFTALQSGEIDMLSRNTTWTLTRDASLGLNFAGVNYYDGQGFLINKGIGVDDATQLDGATICIQSGTTTELNLSDYFRAKGMEFKPIVFDTSEQTVQGFAAGRCDVLTSDRSQLAALRSKLSDPNSAKILPNTISKEPLGPVVRQGDDQWFNIVKWVLAVQINAEELGVSSSNVEDMLKSDNPNVQRLLGTDGDMGAKLGLPDDFGYAAIKGVGNYAEMYDRNVGPDTPLGLDRGVNALWTDGGVLYAPPVR; via the coding sequence ATGAAAAAGACGAAATCGATTGCCCTGGGGATGGCACTGGCCGTGGGCTCATTTGCAGCCTCCAATGTAATGGCGGCAACAACCCTCGAAAATGTTAAGGAAAAAGGTCACCTTCAGTGTGGCGTGACCAGTGGTCTTCCCGGATTCTCCCAGCCTGACGAAAAGGGCAACTGGACCGGAATTGATGTCGACACCTGCCGGGCCGTTGCTGCCGCTATTTTCGGTGATCCGAAAGCTGTTGAGTTTACCCCTTTGACTGCCAAAGAACGCTTCACTGCCCTGCAGTCCGGCGAAATTGACATGCTTTCCCGGAACACCACCTGGACGCTGACCCGTGATGCATCTCTTGGTCTCAACTTCGCCGGTGTAAACTACTACGACGGTCAAGGCTTCCTTATCAATAAGGGTATTGGCGTCGATGACGCGACCCAGTTGGACGGCGCGACCATTTGTATCCAGTCGGGTACAACCACCGAGCTGAACCTGTCTGACTACTTCCGTGCCAAGGGTATGGAGTTCAAGCCAATCGTGTTTGATACCTCAGAGCAGACCGTTCAGGGCTTCGCAGCGGGCCGCTGCGATGTTTTGACTTCGGATCGCTCACAGCTGGCGGCTCTGCGCTCCAAGCTGTCGGACCCGAACTCTGCGAAGATCCTGCCGAACACGATTTCCAAAGAGCCCTTGGGTCCTGTTGTCCGTCAGGGCGACGATCAGTGGTTCAACATCGTGAAGTGGGTTCTGGCTGTTCAGATCAATGCGGAAGAGCTGGGTGTGAGCAGTTCCAACGTGGAAGACATGCTGAAATCTGACAACCCCAATGTTCAGCGTTTGCTGGGCACCGACGGTGACATGGGCGCAAAACTTGGCCTGCCGGATGATTTCGGCTACGCGGCCATCAAAGGCGTGGGTAACTACGCGGAAATGTATGACCGCAATGTGGGCCCGGATACCCCGCTTGGACTGGACCGCGGTGTCAACGCGCTCTGGACCGACGGTGGCGTCCTGTATGCCCCGCCCGTTCGTTAA
- a CDS encoding amino acid ABC transporter permease translates to MKKQTVDTRPAGPKPWYDPRVRSIVFQVIALSLVFWAGWTLVDNTLSNMESRGISTGFGFLNESAGFGIIMHLVPYDATMSYGRTFWVGLTNTLLVSVMGVVAATILGFILGVARLSSNWLVAKIALVYIEVIRNIPLLLQIFFWYFAVLSNLPSPRQSVDVGGTMFLNNRGLYLPEPLTQDGFGLVWSSILIAIAAVVGLRIWAKRRQLATGQIFPTFKVGVAILILLPLISYFVAGRPLEWEIPALKGFNFGGGITIIPELAALWIALSLYTASFIAEIVRSGILSVSKGQTEASKALGLPNGLTLRLVVIPQAMRVIIPPLTSQYLNLVKNSSLATAIGYPDLVAVFMGTTLNQTGQAVEVVAMTMAVYLTISLLISLFMNIYNRAVAIKER, encoded by the coding sequence ATGAAAAAACAAACTGTTGACACCAGACCCGCAGGGCCAAAGCCCTGGTATGATCCGCGGGTACGCTCAATCGTCTTCCAGGTCATCGCCCTATCGCTGGTTTTTTGGGCTGGCTGGACACTGGTTGATAATACGCTCTCGAATATGGAGAGCCGAGGCATAAGCACTGGTTTTGGATTCCTGAATGAGTCCGCCGGTTTTGGCATAATCATGCACCTCGTGCCTTACGATGCCACCATGTCTTATGGCCGAACCTTCTGGGTTGGTCTTACCAACACACTTTTGGTCTCGGTAATGGGGGTCGTCGCAGCAACGATTCTCGGTTTCATCCTCGGTGTGGCGCGCCTGTCGAGCAACTGGCTGGTTGCCAAGATCGCACTGGTTTACATCGAAGTGATTCGGAATATCCCGCTATTGCTCCAGATTTTCTTCTGGTATTTCGCGGTTCTTAGTAATCTGCCGTCACCCCGACAAAGCGTCGATGTGGGCGGCACCATGTTTCTGAACAACCGCGGCCTGTACCTTCCGGAGCCACTGACACAAGACGGTTTCGGCCTTGTATGGAGTAGCATTCTAATTGCCATTGCCGCTGTTGTGGGGCTCCGCATCTGGGCGAAGAGGCGGCAACTGGCGACGGGGCAGATTTTCCCTACCTTCAAGGTGGGGGTCGCCATTCTGATATTACTGCCGCTGATATCCTACTTTGTTGCCGGACGTCCCCTCGAGTGGGAGATCCCGGCCCTCAAAGGCTTCAACTTCGGCGGTGGTATAACCATAATTCCCGAGCTGGCAGCTCTGTGGATTGCTCTGTCCCTGTATACAGCCAGTTTTATCGCTGAAATTGTGCGTTCAGGGATTTTATCCGTCAGCAAGGGCCAGACCGAAGCGTCCAAGGCTCTGGGGCTTCCAAACGGACTGACCTTGAGGCTGGTGGTTATCCCCCAGGCCATGCGGGTGATTATCCCGCCGCTGACCAGTCAATATCTGAATCTCGTCAAAAACTCATCGCTCGCTACTGCCATCGGTTATCCGGACCTGGTAGCTGTATTCATGGGAACGACCCTGAACCAGACGGGGCAAGCAGTGGAGGTTGTGGCAATGACCATGGCGGTGTATCTCACCATCAGTCTGCTTATCTCTCTGTTCATGAACATCTACAACCGGGCCGTGGCGATTAAGGAGCGATGA
- a CDS encoding amino acid ABC transporter permease, whose amino-acid sequence MTESTIKAPKKAFSPLKWMKQHLFSNWYNTLLTLVVGYLLVTSIGPLLNWVILDASFQGSEPSDCTGAGACWLFVNQRLNFFIYGFYPDELQWRVDVMFLLLAVAFVPQFIENFPGRKWLGIFGMTGLPVIGYFLIPGGTFGLEEVESTKWGGLMLTLILAYIGILASLPIGVVLALGRRSEMPMIRGLCVIFIEVWRAVPLITVLFMASVMLPLFLPEGMNFEKLARALIGITLWQSAYMAEVIRGGLQAIPRGQYEAADALGLGYWRKMGLVVLPQALKLVIPGIVNTFISLFKDTTLVLIIGLFDILGTVQSTITDPAWQNVAVEGYVFVAFCFWIFCFGISRYSQNLERKLDTGHKT is encoded by the coding sequence ATGACTGAATCAACCATTAAAGCACCGAAAAAAGCATTCAGTCCGCTCAAGTGGATGAAGCAGCATCTGTTTTCCAACTGGTACAACACGCTGCTTACACTGGTGGTTGGCTATCTGCTTGTAACCAGTATCGGGCCCCTGCTCAACTGGGTCATTCTGGATGCGAGTTTTCAGGGCAGCGAGCCGAGCGACTGCACGGGTGCAGGTGCCTGCTGGCTGTTTGTTAACCAGCGCTTGAACTTCTTTATTTACGGGTTCTATCCGGACGAACTGCAGTGGCGTGTGGATGTTATGTTCCTGCTGCTTGCGGTCGCCTTCGTACCCCAATTCATTGAGAACTTTCCCGGCCGGAAATGGTTGGGCATATTTGGCATGACCGGCCTGCCTGTTATTGGCTACTTCCTGATTCCGGGTGGAACTTTTGGCCTGGAAGAAGTGGAAAGCACAAAATGGGGCGGGTTGATGCTGACGCTGATTCTGGCGTACATCGGAATCCTGGCTTCCCTGCCGATTGGTGTCGTTCTGGCGCTTGGACGGCGTTCGGAAATGCCAATGATACGTGGCCTTTGCGTGATCTTCATTGAGGTATGGCGAGCGGTTCCGTTGATCACAGTCCTGTTTATGGCCTCCGTCATGCTGCCGCTGTTTCTGCCCGAGGGCATGAACTTTGAGAAACTGGCGCGTGCGCTGATTGGCATAACGCTTTGGCAATCGGCTTACATGGCGGAAGTTATCCGCGGCGGCTTGCAGGCTATTCCAAGGGGACAGTATGAAGCGGCAGATGCGCTGGGGCTCGGGTATTGGCGCAAGATGGGGCTAGTTGTCCTGCCGCAGGCGTTAAAGCTGGTTATTCCCGGGATCGTGAACACATTCATCTCGTTGTTCAAGGACACGACACTGGTCCTGATCATCGGTCTGTTCGATATTCTGGGAACGGTTCAGTCAACCATAACCGATCCGGCCTGGCAGAACGTTGCTGTGGAAGGCTATGTTTTCGTGGCTTTCTGTTTCTGGATTTTCTGCTTCGGAATTTCGCGATACAGCCAGAATCTGGAACGCAAATTAGACACCGGTCATAAAACCTGA
- a CDS encoding amino acid ABC transporter ATP-binding protein codes for MHKWYGDFHVLKDLNLTVKQGERIVICGPSGSGKSTFIRCINRLEEHQQGKIIVDDVELTDDIRQIDTVRREVGMVFQHFNLFPHLTVLENCCLSPIWVRKTPRKEAEAAAMEYLERVKIPDQANKYPGQLSGGQQQRVAIARALCMKPKIMLFDEPTSALDPEMIKEVLDVMIELAGSGMTMLCVTHEMGFAKTVADRVIFMDGGEIVEEAPPHEFFSNPQEARTQKFLQQILQH; via the coding sequence ATGCACAAATGGTATGGTGATTTTCACGTCCTTAAGGACCTGAACCTGACGGTCAAGCAGGGCGAGCGCATCGTTATCTGCGGTCCCTCGGGCTCCGGCAAATCGACATTCATCCGGTGCATCAACCGGCTTGAAGAGCATCAGCAGGGCAAAATCATTGTTGATGATGTTGAGTTGACGGACGATATTCGGCAGATCGATACCGTTCGCCGGGAAGTCGGCATGGTGTTCCAGCATTTCAACCTTTTTCCGCACCTGACGGTATTGGAAAACTGTTGTCTTTCGCCTATATGGGTAAGGAAGACCCCGCGTAAAGAGGCTGAAGCTGCCGCGATGGAATACCTGGAGCGGGTAAAAATTCCTGACCAGGCCAACAAGTATCCGGGCCAACTATCCGGTGGTCAGCAGCAGCGTGTTGCGATAGCGCGGGCGCTGTGTATGAAACCGAAAATTATGCTTTTCGATGAGCCAACATCGGCCCTGGATCCGGAAATGATCAAGGAAGTTCTGGATGTCATGATTGAGCTGGCGGGCAGTGGCATGACCATGCTGTGCGTAACCCATGAGATGGGCTTTGCCAAGACCGTTGCGGATAGGGTTATTTTCATGGATGGCGGCGAAATCGTGGAGGAAGCACCGCCTCACGAGTTTTTCAGCAATCCTCAGGAAGCGCGGACCCAGAAGTTCCTGCAGCAGATTCTGCAGCACTAG
- the lpxH gene encoding UDP-2,3-diacylglucosamine diphosphatase, with protein sequence MTTLFISDLHLEESRPDITDAFLDFLKKKATGAEKLYILGDFFEAWIGDDERTPLQEQVAAALREVNASGTDVFLMHGNRDFLIGEDFCRRAGATLLDDPTVVDLYGTPTLLMHGDSLCTADVEYQKFRANMRNPQWQQMILQRPLADRQQMARQLREISMAKNQGKEETIMDVTPEEVVKEMEAYGVQLLIHGHTHRPAEHDLETSGKPAKRVVLGDWDTHVWWLEVQAGEEPVLAKYPL encoded by the coding sequence GTGACCACGCTGTTTATCTCTGACCTGCACCTGGAAGAATCGCGCCCCGATATCACCGACGCTTTTCTGGATTTTCTGAAAAAGAAAGCCACGGGTGCGGAGAAGCTTTATATCCTCGGAGACTTTTTCGAAGCCTGGATCGGCGACGATGAGCGGACCCCCCTGCAAGAACAGGTTGCAGCCGCGTTGCGGGAAGTGAACGCCAGCGGCACAGATGTCTTTCTGATGCACGGCAACCGGGACTTTCTGATCGGCGAGGATTTTTGCCGGCGTGCCGGCGCAACGTTACTGGATGACCCCACCGTCGTGGATTTATATGGCACGCCCACGCTGCTCATGCACGGCGACAGCCTATGCACGGCCGATGTGGAATACCAGAAGTTCCGAGCCAACATGCGCAACCCCCAGTGGCAACAGATGATTCTTCAGCGCCCGCTGGCCGACCGCCAGCAGATGGCTCGCCAACTTCGGGAAATCAGCATGGCCAAAAACCAGGGCAAGGAAGAGACCATCATGGATGTCACGCCAGAAGAGGTCGTGAAGGAAATGGAGGCGTACGGGGTTCAGCTTCTGATCCACGGCCACACCCATCGTCCGGCCGAGCATGATTTGGAGACCAGCGGAAAACCAGCGAAACGCGTAGTTCTCGGTGACTGGGACACCCACGTCTGGTGGCTGGAGGTACAGGCCGGCGAAGAGCCGGTGTTAGCAAAGTATCCGCTCTGA
- a CDS encoding peptidylprolyl isomerase → MILLTTNHGDIKLELDYDKAPETARNFEQYVRDGFYDGLIFHRVISNFMVQGGGFEPGMTPRKTRDPIQNEADNGLSNMQGTVAMARTMDPHSATAQFFINVENNGFLDHTAKNAEGWGYCVFGKVAEGMDTVNRIRAVRTTMRSGHQDVPAEDVIIEKAEVLEDA, encoded by the coding sequence ATGATTCTGCTGACAACCAACCACGGCGACATCAAGCTGGAACTCGATTACGACAAGGCTCCGGAAACTGCCAGGAATTTCGAACAATATGTACGCGACGGCTTCTACGACGGCCTGATCTTCCACCGTGTCATCAGTAACTTCATGGTTCAGGGTGGCGGCTTTGAACCTGGAATGACCCCGCGCAAGACTCGGGATCCGATTCAGAACGAAGCTGATAACGGCCTGAGCAACATGCAGGGCACCGTTGCCATGGCCCGGACTATGGATCCGCACTCAGCCACCGCGCAGTTCTTCATCAACGTCGAAAATAATGGCTTCCTGGACCACACCGCCAAAAACGCCGAAGGCTGGGGCTACTGCGTGTTCGGCAAGGTTGCCGAGGGTATGGATACCGTCAACAGGATCCGCGCAGTTCGCACCACCATGCGATCCGGCCATCAGGACGTGCCCGCCGAAGACGTCATCATCGAGAAAGCCGAGGTTCTGGAGGACGCGTGA
- a CDS encoding glutamine--tRNA ligase/YqeY domain fusion protein, whose translation MSAESKKAHNFIQSLIEDAIAKGEHTGKVVTRFPPEPNGYLHIGHAKSICLNFGIAETFGGECNLRFDDTNPEKENQEYIDAIKQDVEWLGYEWAGDVHFASDYFDALYAFAEELIEKGKAYVCELSADAMAEYRGSLREPGRNSPFRDRPVEENLQLFRDMRDGKYQNGKLVLRAKIDMASPNINLRDPILYRIRYADHHQTGNKWCIYPMYDFTHPISDAMEGITHSLCTLEFEDHRPLYDWVLDNISVPCHPRQIEFARLNLNYTITSKRKLKRLVDENFVDGWNDPRMPTISGMRRRGVTPESIRTFCDMVGVNKAGGTVDVGMLEHAIREDLNTRAPRAMCVMRPLKVTLTNYPADKTETLVLPVHPQNPDMGEREVTWSQTLFIDREDFAEEPPRKWKRLAPDQAVRLRGGYVMTCREIIRDDSGEIVELRCEYDPGTLGVNPEGYKPNGVVHWVSATDSVEVNVNLYDRLFNHESPDSDKDGDFVDHLNPESLVVLRGARAEKGLVKPRTDLPYQFEREGYFYCDPELTASAGRPVFNRTVTLRDSWGKGGK comes from the coding sequence ATGAGCGCCGAGTCGAAGAAAGCCCACAACTTTATCCAGAGCCTGATTGAAGACGCCATCGCCAAGGGCGAGCACACCGGAAAGGTGGTGACCCGTTTTCCACCAGAGCCGAACGGCTACCTGCATATTGGCCATGCCAAATCCATTTGCCTCAACTTTGGCATTGCTGAAACATTTGGTGGCGAGTGCAACCTGCGGTTTGACGATACCAACCCGGAAAAGGAAAACCAGGAGTACATCGACGCGATCAAGCAGGATGTAGAATGGCTTGGCTACGAGTGGGCCGGTGATGTCCATTTCGCTTCAGACTACTTTGACGCGCTGTACGCTTTTGCCGAAGAGCTGATTGAAAAGGGCAAGGCCTACGTTTGTGAATTATCGGCGGATGCCATGGCCGAGTACCGTGGCAGCCTGAGAGAGCCCGGCCGGAACAGCCCATTCAGGGATCGTCCGGTGGAGGAGAATCTTCAACTGTTCCGGGACATGCGCGACGGCAAATACCAGAACGGTAAACTGGTGTTGCGTGCCAAGATCGATATGGCGTCCCCGAACATCAACCTGCGGGACCCCATTCTCTATCGTATTCGTTACGCAGATCACCATCAGACCGGTAACAAATGGTGCATCTACCCGATGTACGATTTTACCCATCCGATTTCCGACGCCATGGAGGGGATTACGCACTCCCTGTGCACTCTGGAATTCGAAGACCATCGCCCGCTGTATGACTGGGTGCTGGACAACATTTCGGTACCCTGCCATCCGCGCCAGATCGAATTTGCCCGGCTGAACCTGAACTACACCATCACCAGCAAGCGGAAACTGAAGCGTCTGGTTGATGAGAATTTTGTGGACGGCTGGAACGATCCGCGGATGCCCACTATTTCTGGTATGCGTCGTCGTGGCGTTACCCCGGAGTCTATTCGCACCTTTTGTGACATGGTTGGGGTCAATAAGGCGGGTGGTACTGTGGATGTGGGTATGCTCGAGCACGCCATCCGCGAGGACCTGAATACCCGGGCGCCGCGTGCGATGTGCGTGATGCGCCCGTTGAAGGTGACTCTGACCAACTATCCGGCTGACAAGACGGAAACGCTGGTGTTGCCGGTGCATCCCCAGAACCCGGACATGGGTGAGCGGGAAGTAACGTGGAGTCAGACCCTGTTCATCGACAGAGAGGATTTTGCGGAAGAGCCTCCGCGCAAGTGGAAACGCCTTGCGCCGGATCAGGCCGTCCGCCTGCGGGGTGGGTATGTGATGACCTGCCGCGAGATCATTCGCGATGACAGCGGGGAAATTGTCGAACTCAGGTGCGAATACGATCCGGGCACTCTTGGCGTAAACCCGGAGGGCTATAAGCCGAATGGCGTGGTGCACTGGGTGTCTGCCACGGACAGCGTCGAGGTCAATGTGAACCTTTACGATCGCCTGTTCAACCATGAATCTCCGGATAGCGACAAAGATGGAGATTTTGTCGATCACCTGAATCCGGAGTCGCTGGTCGTTCTCAGGGGAGCGCGCGCGGAAAAAGGCCTGGTCAAGCCTCGTACCGATCTTCCTTACCAGTTCGAGCGTGAGGGCTATTTCTACTGCGATCCTGAACTCACCGCCAGCGCGGGTCGGCCGGTATTCAATCG